TCATGAGAAGACTGTTTTGAGGAAAAAAATTGCTAAAAAAATGACAACGTTGGCGAAAGCTGCGCCAAGCGCTGCTTAAGGCCTGAGCCCAAGTTGAAATTCCAGACAAGGACTTGTAAATGAAAGTATGCTTAAAAACGATATTTCTCTCTAGCATATGGTGTTCTCTTTTGCTTTCAGCCTGCACACCTGAAATCCAGAAAGATTCCAGCGGTGGCGCCTTGAATATTACCCCAAATTTTTCTTTGACCGCCCAAATTACGAAAATCGACGGGAAAGCCTTGACTCTATTATTAAACAAGCCCGTGCTCTTTTCTGAGAAATCTAAATTTGCCTTGCGCTTGGCTCAGCATATTATCGACAGCACTTATTTTCTCGAGGACAAAACAACTATTTTTATGGGCGAGAAGGTCGTTGTTTTAAGATTTTCCGGCAACACTCTTCTCGTTAGTGCCAGCAGCAAAAAACACGAATTTGAAGTTGGCGACTCAGGCGAACTGTATTTGGACAAAAAAATAATAGCTATCACCGATTTCTCGGTTGTTTCCGGACACAACCAGGACATTGCCAAGTATATTCAGGAAGACATGACTTCTGCTTTAGTTCAATCAGGCCAGTTCAACGTTGTTGAAAGAGAGAAATTATCGACAATCTTAAATGAAATCAAGCTGTCACAATCTGGCATTGTTGATCCTGAATATATTAAGCAAGCGGGGAACCTTCTTGGCGCGGACCTCATATTAACCGGAACATTCATGCCCAACGATGATAAGTGGAATGCAAATCTTCGGCTGATTAACACCGAAAGCGGTCAAATTGTCACAGCAATAAATTTGCTTGGCTCCTTAAGTGAACTTAAGTCCGAGGCATTCAGAAATATTACCAACATCAATGGTGACTTTGAGAACCCGGCTAATGACCTTGTCGAAGGTTGGATACTTGGCAGAACTAAAGAGAAGAGAACCGGCATTGGAGGTTATCAGTTTGTTTACTTTGATGACCGGCAAGGTGCAAACGGCACAAAACGTTCTCTGGCCATGACCTATAAATTAGGCACAGAAAAAGACCTCAAATTTGATGACATGGGAATTGTCGCAGATTTGCAAAACAATCAAAAAAGGATTTTAGATAAGTATACGGGGATAAAATTTTTTGCTAAAAGTACGGGAGACATAACCCTCAGATTTCAACTTAAAGACAGCGAGAAGGAATCTCCGGAATATGAAAACTGGTTTAAGCAAATTGGTATCAATAATAATTGGCAGGAGATATCAATACCTTTTATTACCCTGACACTTCAAAGAAACTGGGCGAAAAAGAAAGGAACAAACCAGAGGCTTGAATTAGATAAAATTGAATTATTGCAATGGCTGGTGACAGAAACCCAAAATGAGGCGCAAGTTGAGGGAACTATTTGGATTGACGAGGTTTCCTTTTATTGATTTAGTATAACTCCAATGAGGTATACTTATTGATTGCGGCAATCAAAATTCGGCAATCAAGATTAAATCTGATTACCACTAATTTTCAGTTTATCGCTCACGGGGGTGATCTCCTACAAACCAGGCCTTTCAATCAACCTGCGCCCTTGTGGCATAAATTGGCCGAGTTTCAGTAAGTAATTAAATAGCAATTAAATAGGGTCAAATTAAATAGCAAATTAAATAGGGTCAGAGTAAAATTAAACATTTAATCTGACACTGACCCTAATAATGCTCTGACCCTAATAATGCTGGGCTTTTCCGTGGACAACGGCGTGCTCATTGCCCGTGACGATCAAAAAGGTCAGACAGCTGTGGCACAGTATATCCTCAGAAGCCCATTTTCGGTCGGGAAAATCACCTATAACAGCAACTCTGGTATGGTGGTTTATAAATCGAGTTAAGCGCAGACTCCGAGATGACCCACCGCAAGATCAAAGGCGGCAAGAAGAATTTTTCCATATACACCGCTGAAGAGTTTATTGCCTCTATCACCCAGCATATCCCGAATAAGAACTTTCAGCTGGTGAAGTATTATGGCTGGTATTCAAACCGGATGCGCGGGAATAGGTTAAAAGCTGAGACGGCGGAAGCTAAAGATCAGCAGGAAGCCGATAAAATAACGATTCTCGATGTCTCCAACTATAAACCCAGGCGGATTCCTTCACCGACTTGGCGTGAATGCATCAAGAAAATATGGGAGGTTGATCCCCTGGAGTGTCCCAAGTGCCATGGGGAGATGAAGATTATCAGTTTCATTACCGAGAAACCGGTCATTCGAAAGATTCTTGAGCACCTGGGTCTATGGAAAGAGACGAAACGAGGCCCTCCAAACAAGGCGAGCCCGCCTGCAGAAACAATTGCGGAAATCAAAGAGCGTGAATACGAACCATTCGATGACGGC
This sequence is a window from Desulfobulbaceae bacterium. Protein-coding genes within it:
- a CDS encoding transposase, whose amino-acid sequence is MTHRKIKGGKKNFSIYTAEEFIASITQHIPNKNFQLVKYYGWYSNRMRGNRLKAETAEAKDQQEADKITILDVSNYKPRRIPSPTWRECIKKIWEVDPLECPKCHGEMKIISFITEKPVIRKILEHLGLWKETKRGPPNKASPPAETIAEIKEREYEPFDDGWPVYEEPFITI